In a genomic window of Actinomycetota bacterium:
- a CDS encoding DUF202 domain-containing protein, which translates to MAAVRGDPDARFSLANERTFLAWARTSLAMIATGLVVGKLLHVGAEAVALALAGTLVVAGGTVGVWPYVAYRRADEALRSGRPLPRTPLPLLVALTLALAAVGGLALLLG; encoded by the coding sequence GTGGCCGCGGTAAGGGGCGACCCGGACGCCCGGTTCTCGCTGGCCAACGAGCGGACCTTCCTCGCCTGGGCGCGGACCTCGCTCGCCATGATCGCGACGGGGCTCGTGGTGGGCAAGCTCCTGCACGTGGGGGCCGAGGCGGTCGCCCTCGCGCTCGCCGGGACGCTCGTGGTCGCCGGGGGGACGGTCGGCGTGTGGCCCTACGTCGCCTACCGCCGGGCCGACGAGGCCCTGCGGTCCGGACGGCCCCTGCCGCGCACCCCCCTGCCCCTCCTCGTCGCGCTCACGCTCGCCCTGGCCGCGGTGGGGGGCCTCGCCCTGCTCCTGGGCTGA